One genomic segment of Brassica napus cultivar Da-Ae chromosome A3, Da-Ae, whole genome shotgun sequence includes these proteins:
- the LOC111214502 gene encoding F-box/kelch-repeat protein At5g39560-like, whose protein sequence is MYKTPYITILELFYTSVAVGFELYVIGGTYNAPSSAVRILDCRTHTWRDGPSMLMPRWYWTRANAFLLDLKIYVMGRWGSDESQHNWMEVLDIKTQTWRHLRIHGVDKFDSNWFVTNVFEGKMYTIAEKKSYAYDTQESRWEVVETHKNFRYINDWCVIKDVMYCFSRSGYCMWYDSKAGDWIDVMGSDIQALRMHRKSSLVWSWVHEVRNLGGKLLFMWIPESERNK, encoded by the coding sequence atgtataaaacaccatatatcactATTCTAGAACTATTTTATACTTCAGTAGCTGTTGGTTTCGAACTCTACGTAATCGGTGGAACTTACAATGCGCCGTCTTCAGCTGTCCGTATTCTTGATTGTCGGACGCACACGTGGCGTGATGGCCCTAGTATGTTGATGCCTAGGTGGTATTGGACGCGTGCCAATGCGTTTTTACTCGATTTGAAAATATATGTGATGGGACGTTGGGGGAGCGACGAGTCTCAGCATAATTGGATGGAAGTGTTGGACATAAAAACTCAGACTTGGAGACACCTGCGGATCCATGGAGTCGACAAGTTTGACAGCAATTGGTTTGTGACTAATGTGTTTGAAGGAAAGATGTACACAATTGCTGAAAAGAAGAGCTATGCTTATGACACACAAGAAAGTAGGTGGGAAGTTGTGGAGACACACAAGAACTTCAGATATATAAATGATTGGTGTGTGATTAAGGATGTAATGTATTGTTTTTCACGCTCCGGTTATTGCATGTGGTATGACTCCAAAGCTGGAGACTGGATAGATGTCatgggttcggatatccaagcATTGCGCATGCATAGAAAAAGTAGCTTAGTGTGGTCATGGGTGCATGAAGTACGCAACCTTGGTGGGAAACTTCTATTTATGTGGATCCCTGAGTCCGAAAGAAACAAATGA